GATCATTGCCATTGCAACCGTGGTGGCCATCGGCGACGAGATCGGCGTGATGTTCAGCGCCGGCAAGGTCACGTTGGCGGACCTGCTGTTGCTGTTCATCTACCTGGAGATCCTGACCATGGTGGCGGTGTATCTCCAGTCGGGCAAGCTGCCGGTGCGGATCCCGCTCTACATCGCCATCGTCGCCCTGGCCCGTTACCTGATCCTGGACATGAAGAGTATGGACTACCTCGAGATGATCGGGGTGGCGGTGGCGGCACTGGTGGTCGCCGTGGCGATCCTGGTGATCAGGTACGGCCACGTGCGTTTCCCCTACGGTAAGGAAGAGGGCTGACGCCGGGCCCCCGGGGCCCGGTAGATTCAGCGCAGGCCCTCCAGCTGGTTGCGGACCTCGTCCATCATGTTGGCGGTGGCCTCCTCCTCGGCCTTGAGGGCCTCCAAGGCCTCGTTCTGGGCTTTGATAAGGTCCTCCGACAATCGCGTGGTGACATTGTGGTTGCGATCCTCGTTCTCGGATTCCCGCGCCACCCATTCCTCGAGTTCCCGCTCCAGACGCCGGCGCAGGGTGTCCTCGATGGCCTCGCTGCGGGCATCGCCGGCCTCGATGATCTCGCGGGTGATGCGTAGCCGCTCCGCGGTGGTCTCCGCGCTGTCCACCTCCTCGCGGGTCTGGGACACCACCTGACGCTGCTCCTCGATGGCCTGGTCCAGGGTGCCCGTGGCCCGCGTGTCCGCGGCCCGGGCCAGCAGCGCCTCCAGTTCGGCCTGGGCCGCGGCGTACGCCTCGCGGGCCTTGGCGGTGCGGGCCTCGAGAGTCCTGCGTTCCTGCTCCAGCGGAGAAGGGGCCGCCGGTGACTGGGGCCCGGTGGGCTCCTCGGCCGCGGATGACGGGGCCGAATCCCGGGCCTCCAGCCGTGCCGCCTCCTCCGTGGCCAGACGTTGGGCCTCTGCCGCCTCCCGGCGCTGCCGTTGCAGCTGTTCGAGTTCTGCCGCCACTTCGGCGAAGTCCTGCTCGAGCCGCCGGCGCTCGTCCTCCAGCTTCTGGTGACTGCTGCGGCGGAGTTCCAGTTCCGTGGTCATCAGCCCTTGGCGGTGCGCCGCCGTGTCCTGGTCGTGTTGTTCCAGGGCGGCGTGGCTGCGCTTCACCTCGGCGGCGGCGAGTTCCCGTTGGCGTTCCAACTCCGCCAACCGGGATTCGGCCTGCCGCCCGGCGGCTACCAGCTCTTCGCGGCGTGTCGTGGCCTCGGATTCGAAACGCGCGCGTTCCTCCTGGACCCGTTCGAGTTCGGTGCATACGCGCTGGTACATGGCCGCGAGACGTTCCTCGCCGGCCTTGAGGCGCTCCTCCGCGGCGGCGCGTAGGGATTCTTCGCGGCTCTCGGCATCGCTGATGGCCTCTTCGGCCAGGCGTTCCAGGATGGCGGTGTCGGCGGCCAGGTCGAGGCGGCGTTGCTGGGCCTCCCGCAGGGTCTGCTCGGTGTGTCGGGCCTCCGCGCGGAAGCGCTCCTGGTCGGCATGCAGCGCCTCCTCGAGGGCCTGGTTGGCGCCGTTATGCTCGCCGTGGCCATGCTTCAGGGCCTCCCCCGCCGCTTCGGCGATGCCGGCGGCCTGGGCGGAGCGCTGGGCCGCCTCCTCCACGGTACGGTTGGCGCGGGCCAGTTCGAGCCGGCGCCGCTGGGCCTGGCGGGCGGTGTTCAGCACCTGCTCGCGGTCGCGGGTCTCACGATGCCCGCGGTTCATGATGCCACCGGCGAGATGGTAGGCCTCGAAGCCGTGCTCCATGAGCAGGAAGGTGGCGACCGCGCTGCGGCTGCCGGAATCGCAATAGACGATATGGCGGTGGCCACGCTGCAGCTCGGACATCTTCAAGCGCAGGTGTGCCAGGGGGATGTTCAGGCTGTCGCGAATGGCCGTCTTGGCGTGTTCCTCCGGCAGCCGGACATCGAGCCAGCGCACGTCCGGTTGCGAGGCCAGCTCGCGGGCGGCGGCGGCGTCCAGTTCGCGCACCACGGGTTTGCGGATGAGTTCCGTGAACTGGCCCTTCGACAGACGCCGCAGCACGCCGTCGGTGACCATGGTGACGGTGGCGTTGCGCCGGGAGCCGGCGATGAGGGCCTCCTCGCCGAAGCAGTCCCCCGGCCGCAGCTCCGCGAGCCGCATCTCCCGGCTGCCGTCGGCGGTGCGACGGGAGACGGCGCAGCGGCCCTGTTGGAGGATGTAGTAGTAATCTCCCATCTCACCCTGTCGGACGACGGTGTCGCCGGCCAGGTAGTGCACCGGTTCCAGCAGGGTCAACACCTTCTGGATATTCTCCGGCGGCACACGTGAGAACAAGGCCGAGGCGGCGAGGCGAATGAGCCAGTCATTGGAGTCCGCGGCGGGGGTGTCGTCGTCACCGCCGGTGGCCTGGGCCCAGAACAGGCAGGTATCGAGCAGTATGCGGTTGACTTGCAGGACCGCGGTTTTGTCCATGGCCCTGGCCGAGCGGATGCGCGGCAGCTCGGGCGACAAGGGGTGGCGCGCCGCTTCTCCGCCGGCCTCTACCGTTTCCCGGAAATCTGTCCCGCCGGTCAGTTCGACGGCGCCGCGGATGACGTAATAAAGGGCCTGGTCCCGGTCGCCTTCGTGGAACAGGAGTTCGCCGGCCGCGGGTTCCAGCAGCGCCGCCGATTGCCGTATCTGGGTGCGAAGGCCGGGGGGCAGGGCGTTCATGGGCACCAGCCGTTCCAGCAGGGTATCGTCGATGTTCATGCCCGCTCCTGGAGACCCGATGGATGATGGCCGCCGGCGGCGGCGTGGAGTGGCCTCCAATTGGGTTGGCGGTCCGATGAGCGGCGCGTTTAGCCCCGGTGGGTAAAAAATCCACGAGCTGTGAGGGCCGTCACGCCGTGGCGGGGCCCTTCAGGAATTCCTGCACCACGTGGGCGAAGCGCTCCGGGGCCTCGGCGTGGAGCCAGTGGCCGGTATCCTCCAGGGTATGGATGCGGGCGGCGGGAAAGAGCCGGTGGATGGCCTGCTCGTGCTCCGGCAGCACGTAGTCCGAGTGCTCCCCCCGCAGGAACAGGGTCGGTCCGGCGAAGGTGGCATCGCGGTAGGGTGCCGGGAAGTCCGCCAGCTCGCGGTCGTGGCGGTCCAGGGCGTCGAGGTTGACGCGCCAGCGGAAGCCGTCGTCGTCGCGCACCAGATTCTGCAGCAGGAAGGCGCGGATACGGCGCTCGGGGATAGCCTCCGCCAGGGCGGCATCGGCGTCGGCGCGGGAGTTCAGGGCCGCCAGGTCGAGGCCGCGCAGGGCCGCCAGGATCCCGGATGGCCGGAAGGTGTTGGCCACCGGGGCCATGTCCGCCACCACCAGGCGGTCCACCGCCGCGCCGCGGTCCAGGGCCAGGGCCATGGCCACCTTGCCGCCCATGCTGTGGCCGAGGACGCTGGGCCGCTCCAGGTCGAGGTTACGGAACAGTTCCAACAGATCCGCGACCATATCGGCGTAGGTCATGGACGAGGCATGGGGGGAGCGGCCGTGGTTGCGCAGGTCCACCGCCACCACCCGGCGATCTGCGGCCAGGGCCTTGGCGATGGTCTGCCAGTTGACCGATGAGCCGAACACCCCGTGCAGCAGCACCAGGGCGGGGCCGTCATCGCCGTAGCTGCGGTGGTACAACTTTATGGCCATGGCGGTTCGGGCAGCCGCCCTCAGCGCTTCTTCGGCGGCAGCAGGTCGGTGATGCTGCCGTCCACCATCTCCGCCGCGAAGGCGAAGGTCTCGGACAGGGTGGGATGGGGATGGACGGTGAGGCCGATGTCCTGGGCGTCTGCGCCCATCTCCAGGGCCAGCACCGCCTCCGCCACCAGGTCGCCGGCGTGGGGCCCCACCATGCCGGCCCCGAGGATGCGCCCGCTCTCCTTGTCGAACATGATCTTGGTGACGCCCTCGTCGCGCCCCATCCCCAGGGAGCGCCCGCTGGCCGCCCACGGGAATACCCCCTTGTCGTACTCGATGCCTTCCGCCTTGAGTTCCTCCTCGGTGGGCCCCATCCACGCCACTTCCGGGTCGGTGTAGGCCACCGAGGGCACCGCGCGGGCGTCGAACACGGCGCGGTGGCCGGCGATCACCTCCGCCGCCACCTTGGCCTCGTGGGTGGCCTTGTGGGCCAGCATGGGTTGGCCCACCACGTCACCGATGGCGAAGATGTTGGACACGTTGGTGCGCATCTGGCGGTCTACTTTGATGAAGCCCCGCTCGTCCACGTAGAGGTGGGCCTGTTCCGCCCCCACGCGGTCGCCGTTGGGACGCCGTCCGGCGGCCACCAGCACGCGATCGAAGGTGGCGGTGGCCGGCGCCTTGGGGCCTTCGAAATGCACCTTGAGCCCCTTTTTCTGGGCCTCCACACCGGTGACCCTGGTATCGGTGTATATGCCCTCGTAGCGTTTGCCGATGACCTTCTGGAGGGGCCGCACCAGGTCCCGGTCGCAGCCCGGCATGAGGCCCTTGGTGAGTTCCACCACCGTGATGCGGGAGCCCAGGGCGGCGTACACGGTGGCCATCTCCAGGCCGATGATGCCGCCGCCGATCACCAGCAGGGAGTCGGGGATGTCCGCCAGTTCCAGGGCCCCGGTGGAGTCAATCACCCGCGGGTCGTCGTAGGGGATGCCGGGGATCTGGACCACCCGTGAGCCCACCGCCACGATGGCGTGGTCGAAGCTGATGGTGCGCTCGCCGTCCTCGCCCGCCACCTTGAGGCGGTTGGCGGAGTCGAAGCGTCCCATGCCCTGTACCACCTTCACCTTGCGTTGCTTGGCGAGCTGGGCGAGGCCGCCGGTGAGCTTGCCCACCACCTTGTCCTTCCACCCCCGCAGCCGGTCGAGGTCGATCTGCGGCTGGCCGAAGCTCACGCCATGGGACGCCATGGCGGCGGCGGCATCGATGATGCCGGCGGTATGGAGCAGGGCCTTGGAAGGGATGCAGCCCACGTTCAGGCACACGCCGCCGAGGTCCGGGTAACGCTCCACCAGCACCACCTGCTTGCCCAGATCGGCGGCGCGAAAGGCCGCCGTATAGCCGCCGGGGCCGGCCCCCAGCACCAGCACCTCGGCGTGGATGTCGCCATCTCCGGCGGTGGCCGGCTTGGATCCCCCTGTCGGCTTTTCTTTGGAAGACGCCCCGCCGTCCTCGTCCCTGGTCTTGTCTCCCTGCTTATCCTTGTCCTCATCCGAAGTGGCTTCGAGGGTAAGGATGGCATCGCCCTCGGATACCTTGTCTCCCACCTTGACGTCCATGGATGCCACACGCCCCGCCTGAGGTGAGGGGATCTCCATGGAGGCCTTGTCGCTCTCCAGGGTGATGAGGGAGGTCTCGGCCGCCACCTCGTCTCCGGGGGCTACCAGGACCTCTATGACCTCGACCCCTTCGAAGTCGCCGATATCGGGTATCTTTACCTGAATGTTCTTTCCCATGCGGGACGATCTCCCCAGTTTGTTTGAGCATTAACGTGAAAGTCGCGAAGCACCATCTCCCCCTCTCCCTCTGGGAGAGGGATGGGGTGAGGGAACGAACATGGCGATATGCGCTCCTCTTTCTTCATTTCGGGTGGCGCGTATCGCCATGAGAGTTAAGTACGGACTACAGCAGCATGTGCCGGATGTCCGAGAGCACGGTGCGCAGCTCGGTGGTGAAGCGAGCGGCGTCCGAGCCGTCGATGACACGGTGATCGTAGGACAGCGAGATGGGCAGCACGAGCCGGGGCACGAACTCACCGTTCTCGTATACCGGCTTCATCTCGGCCTTGGAGATGCCGAGGATGGCGACCTCCGGCGCGTTGATGATGGGCGTGAACCAGGTGCCGCCGATGCCCCCCAGGCTGGAGATGGTGAAGGTGCCGCCCTGCATGTCCTTGGGGCCGAGCTTCCTGTCCCGGGCCTTCTGGCTGGCTTCGCCGAGTTCGGCGGCGAGCTGGAACAGGCCCTTCTGATCGGCGTTGCGGATGATCGGCACCACCAGTCCGCCGGGGGTGTCCACGGCGATCCCCACGTTGAAATAGCGTTTGATGATCAGTTCGTCGCCGCTGGGTGCCAGGGACGAATTGAAGTGGGGAAATTTCTTCAGGGCCACCACTGCCGCCTTGATGAGGAAGGACAGCAGGGTGAGCCTGACCCCCTCCTTGGCGAGCTGGTCCTTCTTGCCCTGGCGGAAGTCCTCCAGCTCCGTGATGTCCGCCTCGTCGAACTGGGTGACGTGGGGCACGGTGATCCAGTTGCGGTGGAGGTTGGGGCCCGAAAGCTTCTTGATGCGGGACAGGGGCTCGTGGTCCACCTCCCCCCACTCGCTGAAATCGACGTCCGAGAAGTCCGCCATCTGCAGGCCCACGGGGCCGGTGGGGCCGGAGCGCGTCATCACGTTCTTGACGAACTTCTGCACGTCCTCCTTGAGCACTCGGCCCTTGCGGCCGCTGCCGCTCACCTGAGCCAGGTCGACGCCGAGCTCGTTGGCCAGGTGGCGCACGGCCGGGCTGGCGTGGCCCTTGCCGCGCTGAGCCGCGGCGACCTCCCGGGGCGTGAGGTCCGGCACCGGCGGCGCGGCCGGGGCAGGGCTGCCCGCGGGGGCGCTGGTGGTGGCGCTCGAGGACTTCGACTTCCTGGCCTCGGCGTCGTCCGAGGCCGCCCTGGTCTTGTCCTTATGGGTTTTTTCCTCAGGTTCGCCTTCGTCCCTGCCCTTGTCTTCGTCCCCGGCGGCCTCGGCACGTCCCTGCTCCGCCTCGATGACGGCGATGAGGGCGCCTTCCGAGACCTTGTCCCCCACCTTCACCTTCACCGACTCGACGACGCCGCCATGGGGACTCGGAATCTCCATGGTGGCCTTGTCGCTCTCCAGGGAGATCAGGGAATCTTCTGCCTTTACCCGGTCGCCGGGGGCGACCAGCACTTCGATGACCTCGACATTCTCGAAATCGCCGATGTCGGGTACGAGCACCTCTTTTGCGGTCGCCACTGTTTGGTCTCCTGCCGGACTCGTTGGGGTTTAAACGGAAACGGGATTGGGCTTGTCGGCGTCGAGGCCGTACTTCTCGATGGCCTCGTCCACCTTGGCGGCGTCGAGCTCGCCGTCCTGCACCAGCCCCCACAGGGCGGCCACCGCCACATAGCGGCGGTCCACCTCGAAGAAGGAGCGCAGGGCCTTGCGGGTGTCACTGCGGCCGAAGCCGTCGGTGCCCAGGGTGACGTAGGGACGATCGATGAAGTTCCTCACCGAATCGGCGTAGGCACGAGTGTAATCCGTGGCGGCGATGACGGGGCCCTTGTGCTTCGCCAGCTGGTGGGTCACGAAGGGGACCTGCGGCTTGCTGCGGGGGTGGAGCATGTTCCAGCGCTGGGCGTCCAGGCCCTCGCGGCGCAGCTCGGTGAAGCTGGTGGCACTCCAGATGTCTGCGGTGACGCCGAAGTCCTCCTCCAGCATGTCGGCCGCGGCCATGACTTCCCGCAGGATGGTGCCGCTGCCCAGGAGCTGCACCCGATACTTGGCGCGGCTCTTGCCCTTCTGCAGCAGGTAAAGACCCCTGATGATGTCCTCCTCCACGCCCTCGGGCATGGCCGGGTGATGATAACTCTCGTTCATCACCGTGATGTAGTAGAAGACATTCTCCTGGCGCTCGTACATGCGCTTCAGGCCCTCGTGGATGATCACCGCCAGCTCGTAGCCGAAGGTGGGATCGTAGGCGATGCAGTTGGGGATGGTGGCGGCCGCCAGGTGGCTGTGGCCGTCCTGGTGCTGCAGGCCTTCGCCCGCCAGGGTGGTGCGCCCGGCGGTGCCGCCGAGAAGAAAACCCCGCACCTGCATGTCGCCGGCCGCCCACGCGAGGTCGCCGATGCGCTGGAAGCCGAACATGGAATAGAAGATGTAGAAGGGGATCATGTTGATCCCGTGATTGGTATAGGCGGTGCCCGCCGCCATCCAGGAGGAGAAGGCCCCGGCCTCGTTGATGCCTTCCTGGAGGATTTGGCCCTGTTGATCCTCCCGGTAGTACATCACCTGGTCCGAGTCCTGGGGATCATAGAGCTGACCCACGGAGGAATAGATACCCAGCTGGCGGAACATGCCTTCCATGCCGAAGGTGCGGGACTCGTCGGGCACGATGGGCACCAGGTGCCGGCCGAGCTTCTTGTCCCGGGTGAGCACCGTCAGCAGCCGCACGAAGGCCATGGTGGTGGACATGGTGCGATCCCCGCTGCCCTTGGTCACGCTCTCGAAGGCGGACAGTTCGGGGATCTCCAGGGGATCGGCGTTGTTCCGGCGTACCGGCAGGTAGCCACCCAGGGCCTTGCGGCGCTCCTGCAGGTAGCGGATCTCCTGGCTGTCGGGATCGGGGCGGTAGAAGGGGGCTTCGCCTATGTGGTCATCGGAGACGGGAATGTTGAAGCGGTCGCGGAAGGCCTTCAGCGCCGCTTCGCCCATTTTCTTCTGCTGGTGGGTGATATTCTGGCCCTCGCCGGCCTCCCCCATGCCGTAACCCTTGACCGTCTTGGCGAGGATGACCGTGGGTTTGCCCTCGGTCCGGGCGGCGGCGGCATAGGCGGCGTAGACCTTGAAGGGGTCGTGGCCGCCGCGGTTGAGGCGCCAGATATCCTCGTCGGTCATGTTGGCGACCAGTTGCTTGAGTTCGGGGTACTTGCCGAAAAAATGCTCGCGGGTGTAGGCGCCGCCCTTGGCCTTGTAGGCCTGGTACTCGCCGTCCACCGCCTCCTCCATGCGCCGGCGCAGCAGGCCGTCCTTGTCGCGGGCCAGCAGCGGGTCCCAGTAGGAGCCCCAGATGACCTTGATGACGTTCCAGCCGGCGCCTTGGAACACGGCCTCCAGCTCCTGGATGATCTTGCCGTTGCCGCGCACCGGTCCATCCAGGCGCTGCAGGTTGCAGTTCACCACGAACACCAGGTTGTCCAGGCGCTCGCGGGCCGCCAGGGAGATGGCGCCCAGGGATTCGGGCTCGTCCATCTCGCCGTCCCCCATGAAGGCCCACACCTTGCGGTCCCCGGTGTCCGTGATCTCGCGGTCCGTGAGGTACTTCATGAAGCGGGCCTGATAGATGGCGGTGATGGGGCCAAGGCCCATGGACACGGTGGGGAACTGCCAGAAGTCAGGCATCAGCCAGGGGTGAGGGTAGGAGGACAAACCCGGGGCCTCGGCCTCCTGGCGGAAGCGGGCCAGGTCTTTCTCGTCGATGCGGCCCTCCAGGTAGGCACGGGCATAGATGCCGGGCGCCGAATGACCCTGGAAAAACACCAGGTCACCGCCGTGGGCATCGGAAGGCGCCCTGAAGAAGTGGTTGAAGCCGACGTCGAACAGGGTGGCCGCGGAGGCGAAGCTGGCGATGTGTCCGCCGAGTTCCGAGGAGGTACGGTTGGCCTGCACCACCATGGCGGTGGCATTCCAGCGGATCAGCGAGCGGATGCGGTGCTCGATGGCCTGGTCGCCGGGGTTGCGTTCCTCCATGTGCACCGGGATGGTGTTCACATAGGCGGTGTTGGCGCGGTAGGGCAGGTAGGCCCCGGAGCGCCGCGCCTTGTCGATGAGCTTCTCGAGGAGAAAATGGGCGCGCTCCGGGCCGTCGGCGTCGAGCACCGAGTCCAGCGCGTCGAGCCATTCCTGGGTTTCCTGGGAGTCAATATCGGTTTCGTCCACCATGGGTTTCTCGTCGAGTTCGTCGTTATTGGGAATCCTGACCGGCGCGGGAGCGGGATTGCATACATCCCTTCGCAGCCGGGCCCGTCGCCACCGCCGCCGATGCTCTGCGCTGCCCGCGCCGCCGGCGGCTCCAGCCGCTGCCGGGGCGGGCGTTAAAAAGGCCGCTAGTTTAACCTAACTCTCATGGCGATACGCGCCGCCCAAGATGATGAAAGAGGAGCGCGTATCGCCCTGTTCGTTCCCTCACCCCATCCCTCTCCCAAAGGGAGAGGGGAATCGTGCTTCGCGACTTTCACGTTAGATGGTGTAGGCGCCGAAGTAGGCGCCGACCGCGGGCCGGGCCGGGCCGGCCTCGGCTTCCGTGGCCGGCGCCATGGCAATGAAAAAAGGCGCGGGGGCTCTCGCCCCCGCGCCTCGGCTGCCGCGTTGCCGCGCCGGCCGGGAAGCCCCCGGCCGTCGGCCGATCGGCTCGTTACAGCACCGGACCGGTGTAGCGCTCGGCGCGGGCCTTCTCGACGGCCGCGCGCATCTCGGCCATACGCTCCTCGGCGGCCTTGCGGTCGGCCGCGATACGCTTCAGGTGCTCCTCATAACGGCCGTTGTCGAAGGCCACCGGAAACTCGGGGCGGTCCAGGGTGTAGCCCGGGCGCGCGGCCTTCATCTCCTCTTCGGCCTCGGCGAAGCGGGCATCCATCTCCTGGCGGCGCTCCTCGAACAGGGCATCCATCTCGGCGCGGGTCATGGGGCCGTCGAAGGCCGGGGCTTCGAAGCTGGGGGCCTCGAAAGCGGGCGCCTCGAAGGCGGTCCGATGCATGCGGGCCATCTCTTCGTGCATCTTCGTCATCTGCTCCATGGCGGCCTGATGGGCCTCAAACTGCTCCTCGTGGATGGCCTGAATGCGGGCCTGATGGGCCGCGAAGTGCGCGGCGGGGGCCGGCATGGCGTACGGCGCGCCGTAGGGCATGGCCACGGCCTGCTCAGGGTTGGTGTTCTCGGCATGGGCGGAAACGGCGGCGGCCAGCAGGCTGGCGGCGATTACGGTCATGGTCTTCATGGGGCGACTCCTTAATATCGAAGGTTTGAGGGACGGAAATCGTCGTTGGCCCGGTCAGGGCAAAAGCGTTTCTGCAAGGACCGGGTCCTTGGAGAAGCACTCTTCGGTGGATCGGCTCGAGGTGGGCACTTCCCTGTGCACGCCGGACGATTCCCTCGTCGGTTCTGCGAGCTACTGGTCTTACTTGCTCTCGGAGGCCTGGGGGGCAGCCGGGGCGACCGGGGCGACCGGGGCGACGGGGTGGCCGTAGGCCGGATAGCCATAGCCGGGGTAGCCGTAGGCGGGATAGCCGCCGTAGTAGGGGGCGCCGTAGCCGTAGCCACGACCCCAGCCGCGGCCGCCGCCGGACCAGTTCATGTTGAAGTCGCCGAACATGTCGCCGAAGCCGTCGCCCCAACCGCTCCAGGGACCACCACCGTAGCCCGGGCCCCACCATGCATGGGCGGTACCGGCGGAAGCGGCGAGAATGGCGACAGCGGCGATGGTTTTTGCTATGTTGCGCATTTGGATATCTCCACGTTTGTGCTTGTTCAATCTTCAGGGTTCGTTGTGTCGGCGTTCTATCGCTGCCTGACGATGATTAGTATATTACTACGTACGAATATTACAACGTAAGAGATTTTATACTGCATAAAATTCTCTTATTTTGCCGAGGGCCGGCCCTTCGCCCCCATTCATCCGCCCGCCGCGGGCGTCCCACGCCGGGACGAGTTCCATGAAGACGCTCACCATCATCCGGCCCGACGACTGGCACCTGCATCTTCGCGATGGCCCGGGACTGGCCGCCTTCGTCGCGGCCACGGCCCGGCAGTTCGCGCGCGCCATCGTCATGCCCAATCTGGTGCCGCCGGTGACTACCACGGCGCTGGCCGCGGCCTACCGGGAGCGCATCCTGGCGGCGCTGCCCGCCGACACGGTGTTCGAGCCCCTCATGACCCTCTATCTGACGGACCACACGTCGCCAGAGGAGATTCGGCAGGCCAGGGCCAGCGGTTTCGTCAAGGCGGTCAAATACTATCCGGCGGGTGCCACCACCCACTCGGACAGCGGTGTCACCCGGGTGGAGAACACCTATGACGCCCTCGAGGCCATGGCAGCGTCGGGCCTGCCGTTGCTGGTGCACGGCGAGGTGGTGAACGACGAGGTGGACATCTTCGACCGCGAGCGTGTGTTCATCGACCAGGTCCTGGAGCCCCTGACGGAGCGCTTTCCCACCCTGAAGGTGGTCCTGGAGCATGTAACCACAAAGGATGCGGTGGGTTTCGTCAAGGCGGCGTCGGTTAGGATGGCGGCCACCATCACCGTCCACCATCTCATGTTGAACCGCAACGCCATGTTCAAGGGGGGCATGAACCCCCACCATTACTGCCTGCCGGTACTCAAGCGGGAGATCCACCGCCAGGCCCTGCTGGAGGCGGCGGTGAGCGGTCATCCGCGCTTTTTCCTTGGCACCGACAGCGCGCCTCATCCGCGCGGCGCCAAGGAGGGTGGTTGCGGTTGCGCCGGTATCTTCTCGGCGCCGGCGGCGCTGGAACTCTATGCCGAGGTGTTCGACGAAGCCGGCGCCCTGGATCGACTGGAAGGGTTCGCCAGCCGTCACGGCCCCGCCTTCTACGGCCTGCCCGTCAACGCTGACCATGTCACGCTGGTGAAGCGGCCCTGGAAGATGCCCGCCACCATCACCTGTGGCACGGATGAGGTGGTGCCCCTGCGCGCCGGTGGTGAAGTGCACTGGAGTCTCGTCCATGGAAACGATGGATAGTCCGGCGCCGGTTGCCGGAAAGGGCGTCGTGGCGGGTCGCTTTCGCGGCTTCCTGCCGGTGGTGGTGGACGTGGAGACCGGGGGCTTCAACGCCCGCACCGACGCCCTGCTGGAGGTGGCGGCGGTGATCGTGGGGCCGGACGAGGAGGGCGTGTGGCGCCGCCAGGCCACCCATGCCTGCCACGTGGAGCCGTTCTCCGGTGCCAACATCGAAAAGGCGGCCTTGGAGTTCACCGGTATCGACCCCTATCATCCCTTTCGCGGCGCGGTGTCCGAGGCGGAAGCCCTGCGCACCGTGTTCCAGCCCATCCGCGCCGCCATCAAGGCCGCCGGCTGCAGCCGGGCGGTGCTGGTCGGACACAATCCCGCCTTCGACCTCGGCTTCATCAACGAGGCGGTCAAGCGCACGAGTACCAAGCGCAACCCCTTCCATCCCTTCTCGTCCTTCGATACCGCTACCCTCGGCGGCCTGGCCTTCGGCCAGACCGTGCTGGCGCGGGCGGTGCAGGCCGCGGGCATGGAATGGGAGAGCGGCAGCGCCCATTCGGCCATCTACGATGCGGAGCGCACGGCGGACCTGTTCTGCGCCATCGTCAACCTCTGGGACCACCACATAGGAATCGAGCCATGACCACACCGCGCAAACTGCGGGGTGCCGACAAGACATCGCGCAACCCCGTCAAGATACCGTCCACC
The Gammaproteobacteria bacterium DNA segment above includes these coding regions:
- the aceE gene encoding pyruvate dehydrogenase (acetyl-transferring), homodimeric type, which gives rise to MVDETDIDSQETQEWLDALDSVLDADGPERAHFLLEKLIDKARRSGAYLPYRANTAYVNTIPVHMEERNPGDQAIEHRIRSLIRWNATAMVVQANRTSSELGGHIASFASAATLFDVGFNHFFRAPSDAHGGDLVFFQGHSAPGIYARAYLEGRIDEKDLARFRQEAEAPGLSSYPHPWLMPDFWQFPTVSMGLGPITAIYQARFMKYLTDREITDTGDRKVWAFMGDGEMDEPESLGAISLAARERLDNLVFVVNCNLQRLDGPVRGNGKIIQELEAVFQGAGWNVIKVIWGSYWDPLLARDKDGLLRRRMEEAVDGEYQAYKAKGGAYTREHFFGKYPELKQLVANMTDEDIWRLNRGGHDPFKVYAAYAAAARTEGKPTVILAKTVKGYGMGEAGEGQNITHQQKKMGEAALKAFRDRFNIPVSDDHIGEAPFYRPDPDSQEIRYLQERRKALGGYLPVRRNNADPLEIPELSAFESVTKGSGDRTMSTTMAFVRLLTVLTRDKKLGRHLVPIVPDESRTFGMEGMFRQLGIYSSVGQLYDPQDSDQVMYYREDQQGQILQEGINEAGAFSSWMAAGTAYTNHGINMIPFYIFYSMFGFQRIGDLAWAAGDMQVRGFLLGGTAGRTTLAGEGLQHQDGHSHLAAATIPNCIAYDPTFGYELAVIIHEGLKRMYERQENVFYYITVMNESYHHPAMPEGVEEDIIRGLYLLQKGKSRAKYRVQLLGSGTILREVMAAADMLEEDFGVTADIWSATSFTELRREGLDAQRWNMLHPRSKPQVPFVTHQLAKHKGPVIAATDYTRAYADSVRNFIDRPYVTLGTDGFGRSDTRKALRSFFEVDRRYVAVAALWGLVQDGELDAAKVDEAIEKYGLDADKPNPVSV
- a CDS encoding sulfur globule family protein translates to MRNIAKTIAAVAILAASAGTAHAWWGPGYGGGPWSGWGDGFGDMFGDFNMNWSGGGRGWGRGYGYGAPYYGGYPAYGYPGYGYPAYGHPVAPVAPVAPAAPQASESK
- the pyrC gene encoding dihydroorotase; the protein is MKTLTIIRPDDWHLHLRDGPGLAAFVAATARQFARAIVMPNLVPPVTTTALAAAYRERILAALPADTVFEPLMTLYLTDHTSPEEIRQARASGFVKAVKYYPAGATTHSDSGVTRVENTYDALEAMAASGLPLLVHGEVVNDEVDIFDRERVFIDQVLEPLTERFPTLKVVLEHVTTKDAVGFVKAASVRMAATITVHHLMLNRNAMFKGGMNPHHYCLPVLKREIHRQALLEAAVSGHPRFFLGTDSAPHPRGAKEGGCGCAGIFSAPAALELYAEVFDEAGALDRLEGFASRHGPAFYGLPVNADHVTLVKRPWKMPATITCGTDEVVPLRAGGEVHWSLVHGNDG
- the rnt gene encoding ribonuclease T — encoded protein: METMDSPAPVAGKGVVAGRFRGFLPVVVDVETGGFNARTDALLEVAAVIVGPDEEGVWRRQATHACHVEPFSGANIEKAALEFTGIDPYHPFRGAVSEAEALRTVFQPIRAAIKAAGCSRAVLVGHNPAFDLGFINEAVKRTSTKRNPFHPFSSFDTATLGGLAFGQTVLARAVQAAGMEWESGSAHSAIYDAERTADLFCAIVNLWDHHIGIEP